The Clostridium aceticum genomic interval TAAAACCGATTGTTCTGCTTCTATGTTATGGGGTGGTACTTTAAGTGTATTCATTCCCTCCATAAAAATTCCTCCTAAATAAAGGTTGGAGATTCTCTCCAACCCTTAAGTTTTACTCCTCTATAACATGAACTTTTAGTTTTGCAGTAACACCAGGTTGTATTTTTACTTCCAGGTACTTTACGCCCAATTCTCTTATAGGATCTGGTAAAACAATTTTTTTCTTATCTAGTTTAATACCATGCTTTTTATTTACCAGTTCGCTAATATCTTTGGAGGTCACAGATCCAAAAAGTCTTCCACCTTCCCCCGCCTTTGCCTTTAATTCTACCGTAATTTTTTCAATTTTAGCAGCTAAGTCTTTTGCCTTTTTCAACTCTTCTTGTTGTTTTTGCTCTTTCGCTTTATTTTGCTGTTCCAATGTTTTCATATTTCCACCAGTAGCTTCTACTGCTAAGTTTTTAGGGAATAAAAAATTTCTTGCATAACCATCACTAACGTTAACAATGTCACCTTTTTTTCCTTGGCCTTTTACATCTTGTAATAAAATAACCTTCATATTACTCTTCCCCCTCGTCAAAATATTCTTGTATGGTAGTTTCTAATTGTTTCAATGCTTCTTCCATAGTAACACCCTCCAGTTGAGCACCTGCCACGGTTAAGTGACCTCCGCCCCCCAGCTTTTCTAAAATCACCTGTACATTGATATCACCCATAGATCTACCACTTATAACTATCATTGTATCATCTTTCCTTCCCAAAACAAAAGAGGCCCTTATACCTTTTATATTTAGGAGTTCATCTGCTGCTTGAGCAGCAATAAGTTGAGAATCTTCTCCTTCTTCTTCATAAGTAGATATAGCAACCATTTCTTTAATAACCTTTGCTCGTTTGATTACTTCTCCTTTTGAAATAATGGTATTTAAATCATCTTGAAACAATTGTTTCACAGAAGTGGTATCTGCCCCTGCTCTTCTTAATAAAGCAGCAGCTTCAAATGTTCTCACTCCTGTTTTAAAAGTAAAGTTCTTAGTATCAATAGCAATCCCTGCTAAAAGTGCTTCTGCTTCCAGCAGCTCTATATTTATTTTATCATCCATATAAAAGAGTATTTCTGTTACTAATTCACTAGCAGAGGATACATAGGTTTCATGATAGTTTAGTACTGTATTTTCAATAAAATCAGTTCCTTTTCTATGGTGATCTATTACTACGATCTTATCCGTTTGTTTTAGTAGCTCAGGACACTCTGTGAAATTAGGTCGATGCGTATCTACCACCACTACTAAAGAAGTAGAATGAACCCTTAGTTTCGCTTCTTCACAAGTAATAATATTTTTTTTATATTCTTCGTTTTGTAAAATTTTATCATAAAGACACCCTATAGCAGGATTGTTCCCATTCAATACGATATAAGCTTCCTTGTTTCTATTCTTAGCAGCTCGGTAAATCCCCATGGCAGAGCCCAAAGCGTCTAAGTCTGCATATTTATGCCCCATGACAAAAACATTATGGCTCTGTTCTATCAACTGCCTTAATGCATAAGCAATCACACGAGCTTTTACTTTTGTCCTCTTTTCTACTGCCTTTGTTTTTCCACCATAAAAACTTATTTTATCATTTTTCTTTACCGTTGCCTGGTCTCCGCCTCTTCCTAGAGACAAGTCTTTTGCTGCATTAGCAAATTCAAAACTTTGTAGAGGAGTGCTACCCTCTGTCCCTATC includes:
- the rplI gene encoding 50S ribosomal protein L9, with the protein product MKVILLQDVKGQGKKGDIVNVSDGYARNFLFPKNLAVEATGGNMKTLEQQNKAKEQKQQEELKKAKDLAAKIEKITVELKAKAGEGGRLFGSVTSKDISELVNKKHGIKLDKKKIVLPDPIRELGVKYLEVKIQPGVTAKLKVHVIEE
- a CDS encoding DHH family phosphoesterase translates to MKNSRFFKMLVPDTRIYIFIIGFLIAIISFYNYIIGLVGIFVLSYLIYYNLKTTNIRREEWTRYIEGLSSDIDSVTKQSILNMPIPLTMVEIDGTIKWYNRKFLEVMDNQGLLDKNIEDIVANFELQDILQSKNNIVKKANINNRNFNVLYNIIKSEKNHIATYVIMLYWIEETDYEILKKKYNEEKIVVALVQADNFDEVMQGTEDAHRPLVIAEIDHKLTLWANRINGFIRKYANDKYIAVFEKQHLQKLETKKFDILDEIREINAGNKIPITLSIGIGTEGSTPLQSFEFANAAKDLSLGRGGDQATVKKNDKISFYGGKTKAVEKRTKVKARVIAYALRQLIEQSHNVFVMGHKYADLDALGSAMGIYRAAKNRNKEAYIVLNGNNPAIGCLYDKILQNEEYKKNIITCEEAKLRVHSTSLVVVVDTHRPNFTECPELLKQTDKIVVIDHHRKGTDFIENTVLNYHETYVSSASELVTEILFYMDDKINIELLEAEALLAGIAIDTKNFTFKTGVRTFEAAALLRRAGADTTSVKQLFQDDLNTIISKGEVIKRAKVIKEMVAISTYEEEGEDSQLIAAQAADELLNIKGIRASFVLGRKDDTMIVISGRSMGDINVQVILEKLGGGGHLTVAGAQLEGVTMEEALKQLETTIQEYFDEGEE